TTGAATAATTTAAAAGTTTATTCTATCTTAGATGATTTTTATTCTGATTTCTTTGGTTTCACTCAAAATGAAGTGGAAGAAGCTCTTAAATATTTTGGCATTGAATATGAAATTTCTCAGGTAAAAACTTGGTATGATGGTTATAAATTTGGTAATTCTGATATATATAACCCTTGGAGTATTCTAAACTTTTTAAGTGATAGAAAAATCAGACCTTATTGGATAGATACTTCTGATAACTTTTTAATTAAAGATATTTTAAAAAATGTTGATATTGATACTATGGATACTTTACAAAAACTTTTCTTAGGTGAAAATGTTAAAGTAAGTATTAATGGTTATTCTGATTTATCTTCTTTATTAGAACAATTAGACCTTTGGGAATTTCTTTTATTCAGTGGTTATTTAACTATTAATGAAAAAGTTGGAGAAGATTATGTTGACATCTATTCTTTAAGAATACCTAATAGAGAAGTTAGAGAATTTTTTAAGAAAAAATTTATTGATGCTAAATTTGGTGAAAGCCTTTTTAGAAAAGCTATGGAAGCTCTTACAAATCTTAAATTTAATTCTTTTGAAAAATATTTACAAGACATTTTATTAAAATCAACTAGCTATCATGATACTAAAAATGAAGATTTTTACCATGGTTTAGTCTTAGGTATGATGTTTTATTTAGATAATCAATACTATGTAAAATCTAATGAAGAAAGTGGTTTAGGAAGATATGATGTTATTGCTGAACCTAAAAATAAAAACAATAGTGGATTTATTTTAGAATTTAAAATAATAGATAATGAAAAAGATTTAGAAAAGACTTCACAAAAAGCAATAAAGCAAATTATTGAAAAAAAATATGATACTACTTTAAAAAATAGAGGTATTAAAGATATTACTCTTGTTGGTATTGCTTTCTTTGGAAAATTAGTTAAAATTAGTTATAAATAAATTAAAGAGGGCGGATTATTAAATGGTTAGAGAAGATTTGAAAAATTTTACAATCTTAAATAGATTAAAATAATTAAAAAGGGTGAATTATTAAATGGTTAGAGAAGACGGAAGAAATTTTAATGAAGAAAGAAAAATTAAAATTACAAAAAATATAAATATTTATGCAGAAGGTTCTGTTTTAATTGAAGTTGGAAATACAAAAGTTATTTGTACTGCCTCTGTAACTGATAAAGTCCCTTCATTTTTAAGAGGGACAGGAAAAGGTTGGGTAACTGCTGAATATTCAATGTTACCAAGAGCAACAAATGAAAGAAACCCAAGAGAAGCTAGTAAAGGAAAATTAGCAGGCAGAACAGTTGAAATTCAAAGATTAATAGGAAGAGCTTTAAGAGCCTCAATAGATTTAGAAAAATTGGGGGAAAGACTTATAACCATAGACTGTGATGTTATCCAAGCTGATGGTGGAACAAGAACAACTTCTATAACAGGTGGGTATATTGCCCTTGCTCTTGCAATAAAAAAATTATTAAAAGAAGAAATATTAGAAGAAAATCCTTTAATTTCCAACGTTGCTGCTATAAGTGTTGGAAAGGTAAATTCAGAATTGATGGTAGATTTAAAATATTCAGAAGATTTTGCTGCTGAAGTAGATATGAATGTAATAATGAATAAAAAAGGAGAATTTATTGAAGTACAAGGAACAGGTGAAGAAAGTACATTTACAAGAGCTGAATTAAACCAACTTTTAGATTTAGCAGAAAATTCTATAAAAAGACTTATAAAATTACAAGATGAAATTATAAATCAAGAAAATTTAAAAATATTTTTAGCTACTGCTAATAAACATAAAATTGATGAAATATCTGATATTTTTTCTGGAATAGAAAATATTGAAATTCTTTCAATAAAAGATGGAATAGAAATTCCAGAAGTTATTGAAGATGGAAAAACTTTTGAGGATAATTCAAAGAAAAAAGCAGTAGAAATATCTAAATTTTTAAATATGATTACTATTGCTGATGACTCTGGGCTTTGTGTTGATGCTTTAAATGGAGAACCAGGTGTGTATTCTGCAAGATACAGTGGAACTGGTGATGATTTAAAAAATAATGAAAAACTTGTTGAAAATTTAAAAGGTATAGAAAATAGAAATGCAAAATTTGTTTCAGTTATAACTTTGGCAAAACCTAATGGAGAAACTTATTCTTTTAGAGGAGAAATAAATGGAAAAATTGTTGACACTCCGAGAGGAAACACTGGTTTTGGTTATGACCCTCATTTCTATGTAGAAGAATATCAAAAGACTTTGGCAGAATTACCTGAACTAAAAAATAAAATCAGCCATAGAGCAAAAGCACTGGAAAAATTAAAAGAAGAATTAAAAAATATTTTATAAATAAATTTTAGAATATTCCCTTTTTTGGTAATTTGAATTAAAAAATAATTGACTTATGAATATATTTGTTATAAAATAAGTAAAGAATATTTTTGTTTAGGGGGTATTATTATGAAAAAATTTTTACTTACTTTAATGTTATTAGGTGCTGTTTCAGCTGTTGCTGCAACTAAATCTGCTAAGGCTCAATATCCAGATGGAACTTACAGAGGAGTTTATATTTCTAGTCAAGAAACTCAAGTTGAGCTTCAATTTGATTTAAAAAATGATGTAATTACTAAAATAAATTACAGAACTTTACAATACAAAGGACATGACTGGTTAAATGAAGATGAATATAAAGCTAAAAATGGTGGATATATGAAACTTCTTGAAAGAATTACTAATAAAAAAGTTCAAGATGTTATGCCAACTATGTATAATTCTGAAGAAATAGAAAAAGGTGGAGCAACTGTAAGAGAAATGAAAGTTAGATCAGCTTTACAATATGGTTTAAACTTAGGACCATTCAAATTACCAAAAAAAGAAGCTAAATAATTTAAATAAAGTAATGATTTCCTAAATAAAAATCCCTTTTTAAAAGAGGGATTTTTATTTTACTCATTTTGTAAAGAATATGTTATAATAAACTTGTGTACATAAAAGATTTTTCTTATATTCCTATTTATAAATATTTAGATTTGGAGGAACTAAAAATGGCTAAGAAAAAAATAGTTATAGGTGTTATTGGTTCAGATTGTCATACAGTAGGAAATAAAATTATTCATAGTAAACTAGAAGAAAATGGCTTTGATGTCATAAATATTGGAGTATTATCCCCACAAATAGACTTTATAAATGCTGCTCTTGAATCAAATTCAGATGCAATAATTGTTTCATCAATTTATGGTTATGGTGAATTAGATTGTCAAGGAATAAGAGAAAAGTGTGATGAATATGGTTTAAAAAATATTCTTCTATATATTGGTGGAAATATAGGTTCAAGTAGTGAAGAATGGGAAAAAACTGAAAAAAGATTTAAAGAAATGGGCTTTGATAGAA
This Fusobacterium animalis 7_1 DNA region includes the following protein-coding sequences:
- a CDS encoding AAA family ATPase; its protein translation is MQKSIGIGIENFKKVINENCYYVDKTKYIEDILKDKSEIKLFTRPRRFGKTLNMSTLKYFFDIHNKDENRKLFSGLDIEKSPYFSEQGQYPVVFISLKGIKNNSWKDALFNIKSLLRELYEEFSFIKNSLSSSEQDEFDKIWFKKDDGEYENALKNLTTYLYKYYKKEVILLIDEYDSPLISAYKYQYYEDASTFFKIFYGEALKTNPYLKMGIMTGIIRVVKAGIFSDLNNLKVYSILDDFYSDFFGFTQNEVEEALKYFGIEYEISQVKTWYDGYKFGNSDIYNPWSILNFLSDRKIRPYWIDTSDNFLIKDILKNVDIDTMDTLQKLFLGENVKVSINGYSDLSSLLEQLDLWEFLLFSGYLTINEKVGEDYVDIYSLRIPNREVREFFKKKFIDAKFGESLFRKAMEALTNLKFNSFEKYLQDILLKSTSYHDTKNEDFYHGLVLGMMFYLDNQYYVKSNEESGLGRYDVIAEPKNKNNSGFILEFKIIDNEKDLEKTSQKAIKQIIEKKYDTTLKNRGIKDITLVGIAFFGKLVKISYK
- the glmS gene encoding methylaspartate mutase subunit S, whose protein sequence is MAKKKIVIGVIGSDCHTVGNKIIHSKLEENGFDVINIGVLSPQIDFINAALESNSDAIIVSSIYGYGELDCQGIREKCDEYGLKNILLYIGGNIGSSSEEWEKTEKRFKEMGFDRIYKPGTPIEETIIDLKKDFQL
- the rph gene encoding ribonuclease PH; this encodes MVREDGRNFNEERKIKITKNINIYAEGSVLIEVGNTKVICTASVTDKVPSFLRGTGKGWVTAEYSMLPRATNERNPREASKGKLAGRTVEIQRLIGRALRASIDLEKLGERLITIDCDVIQADGGTRTTSITGGYIALALAIKKLLKEEILEENPLISNVAAISVGKVNSELMVDLKYSEDFAAEVDMNVIMNKKGEFIEVQGTGEESTFTRAELNQLLDLAENSIKRLIKLQDEIINQENLKIFLATANKHKIDEISDIFSGIENIEILSIKDGIEIPEVIEDGKTFEDNSKKKAVEISKFLNMITIADDSGLCVDALNGEPGVYSARYSGTGDDLKNNEKLVENLKGIENRNAKFVSVITLAKPNGETYSFRGEINGKIVDTPRGNTGFGYDPHFYVEEYQKTLAELPELKNKISHRAKALEKLKEELKNIL